The nucleotide sequence GGCGTGGTCGTGGTGTGGGCGGCCGCAACCTTTGCGTTCTTGATTCAATGTGTGCTCCCTGGCGACCGCGCCCAGATCATCATCAATGCGACAAGTGGCAACGTCGGACTCGCGTCCTCGGCAGAACTTGCGGCGATCAATGCGAAATACGGATTTGACCAACCGCTCGCGATTCAATACGGAAAATACATACTGCGAATCCTTCATGGAGACCTTGGCGAGTCATACCAGCAGCATCGGCCTGTCGCAGGGATCATCGCGGAACAGATTGGCCCTACCATTATTCTGGCGGTCACCGCGCTGCTGTTCGCATGGATTATCGCAATCCTGACGACCTTGTTCATCGCCGGCAGAGACAACATATGGGCGAAGTTGCTCAATGACACGCAGGTCTTTTTTGCAACCGCGCCGCCCTATTGGCTGGCCACAATTCTGCTGGTCGTTTTTGCGGTAAAGCTGCGCATTTTCCCGGTCATCGGTGGAAGTTCTCCGACCGGGCTCATTCTGCCGACACTTGCGTTGGCTCTTGAATTATCGGGCTTTTTCGGACAAGTCGTTCAGAACGAGTTCACGCGCGTGCTCGAGCAGCCCTTCGTTACGTCCGCGCGCGCCCGAGGCATGAGTGATTTCGGCGTCAGGCTTCGCCATGTCCTCCGCCATGCCGCATTGCCTGGCATTACTTTATCAGGTTGGGCGCTCGGCAAACTTCTTTCGGGCGCGATTTTGATCGAGGTGGTTTTCGCCCGTCAAGGCCTAGGTGGAGTCCTTGTTGCTGCGACGTCCTCGCGAGACGTTCCGATTGTCTCGGGAGCTGTTTTGATTTCTGCGGGCCTGTTCGTTCTTGTCAGTTTGATTGTCGATCTGACTTACCGGGTCGTCGATCCCAGGATCAAGTTGACATGAGCATGTTCGCCGAAGCCACCGTGTCTCGGCCGCTCAAAGAAGTCCTGGCAATCGTCCGCCATGTTCCGTTCCGAGTTGCCGCCTGTCTTATCATCATTGGCCTCTTTGCCCTCGCGGCTGTGGCGCCAAAGGTGCTGCAGACGCACGATCCGCTCGCTATTGATTTGAGATCGTCATTGCAGTCTCCGTCGATCGCCCATTGGTTGGGAACTGATCAATTGGGTCGAGATCTTTACTCTCGAGTAGTCGAGGGGGCAGGCCAATCCCTGGCTATTGGACTAGGCGCAACGGCGCTGAGCATGTCCATTGCGATCGTTTTCGGCGTCACCGCCGCACTTTATGGTGGCGTATGCGACAGCATCCTGAGCCGGGTTGTCGACGTGCTCTTCGCAATTCCCACGCTCCTGCTCGCCCTTGTGTTCGTGACCGTTTTTGGGCCGTCGGTACTGACTGAGGTCATAGCTGTCGGAATCGGCACAGCGCCAGGCTATGCGCGCATGATCAGGGGCCAGATGCTTGCCATCAAGGGGACAGGGTATGTGGAGGCCGCTAAGGTGCTGGGCCATCCATTTCCCCGTATTGTCTGGAGGCATATTCTTCCCAACGCCATGAACCCGCTGACGGCAATGGTGACGATCGGCGTAGGTCAGGCGATTATATGGGCCTCCGGTCTTGCTTTTCTGGGACTCGGCGTCGCTCCCCCGGCGCCTGAATGGGGCGCGCTGCTCAATGCCGGGCGCAATTATGTAATCTACGCCTGGTGGCTGGAGATCATCCCCGGTCTGGCAGTTACGGCGTTTGCCCTCAGCCTCACCATCATCGGGCGCCATCTACAGGACCATCTGGAAGGAAAAACGTGAATGTCGCAGGGTCGCCTCCAGCCTGTCCCGCAGCAGCCGGACCTCCTCACGGTCGATTCGCTGCGTGTTTCCTTCGGTCGCGGCATCGACGAGAAAGCGGTTGTGCGCAGTATATCCTTCTCCCTCCAACCGGGACGGTGTCTTGCGATTGTCGGTGAATCCGGCTCGGGCAAGAGCGTGACTGCGCGGGCTCTCATAGGCCTCGCTGGTCGCTACGCCAATGTTCATGCACGCCAGCTAAGCTTCGACGGGACGGACCTGATGGGTCTTAACGATCGTGCCTGGCGGCGCATCCGCGGCAACGAGATTGGCTTTGTATTTCAGGATGCACTCGTCTCACTTGACCCGCTTCGCCGGATCGGCAAAGAGATTGGTGAAGGCTTGCTCCTCCACGGCGCGGTATCATCACGCGAGGAGCTCGCGCAGCGCGTCATTGCTCTCCTTAAGCTCGTCGGTGTCCCTGACCCCGAGACCAAGGCCGAGCAGCTGCCGCATCAATTATCCGGCGGCCAGCGTCAACGGGCTCTCATCGCGTCGGCACTTGCGCTCGATCCCCGCATCCTGATCGCCGACGAGCCGACGACCGCTCTCGATGTGACGGTGCAAGCTCATGTGCTGTCACTCCTTGAGGAGACCAAAACGAGGGGCAAGGCTCTGATCCTGATCAGTCACGATCTGGCGGTGGTCTCCCGCGTAGCGGATGAGATCCTCGTCATGCGAGGAGGCGAGGTCGTCGAACGCGGTAACGCCGTCCAGATATTCAAAGATCCGGGGCACCCCTATACTAAGCAGCTGCTGGACGCCGTGCCATCAGGCCGGCCGCGCGGCTCACGCCTCTCACCATCGACTATTGTGCGTTCGCCTGCCCGGCAAACGCAGCCAGCCGTGCAATCGCCGCCGAAATCTTGTCCCATCCTGCTCGAAGCGACAAGTCTGGTGAAGCGCTTCAAGGGCCCGGATGGCACTTTACGGGCGGCTGTGGACGGCGTCTCCTTCGAACTGCGATCCGGCGAGACTTTGGGCATCGTAGGTGAGTCCGGATCAGGAAAGTCAACGATGGCGCGCATGGTCCTGGCGCTCGAGGAGCCTGATGAGGGAGCCGTTCAGTTTGCAGGCCGGCCTTGGACCACGCTCGCCGAGCGCGAACGGCGAGCTCGGCGGCGGTCGCTATCGATCATTTACCAGGATCCTCTTGGCTCGTTTGATCCACGTTGGACGGTCGGACGCATCATATCGGACAGCCTTTCGAGCGACGTTGAGACACGGCGCAAGCGGCAGGAGCGTGTAATTGAGCTGCTCGATCTGGTTGGGCTATCCCAGGCCTTGCTCGACCGACGACCGCTCGAGCTCTCCGGCGGCCAGCGCCAGCGCGTTGCGATCGCCCGCGCGATCGCACCAAATCCTGCGGTAATCGTCTGCGATGAGCCGGTTTCGGCGCTCGACGTATCGATCCAGGCCCAGGTCTTGGACCTGCTCTGCTATCTGAAGGACCACCTCGGCGTAAGTTATCTCTTCATCTCGCATGATCTCAGTGTTGTTCGTCACATCAGCGATCGCGTCATAGTTATGCGCCGGGGGAGAATCGTCGATAGTGGCGCCACTGAAGAGATATTTCGCAATCCACAGTCTGAATATACCAAGAGCCTTATCGCCGCCATGCCGCGTCTTGTGCGCGACCACCAGATAGATCATTCAGCTACGATCCTCGAAGAAGGCATCGCATGAATGCCTTCGAATTCGATGCTTTATCATAAAATTGTCTATCTCCGATCGCGGGGGCATTCGCCTTTGCGCACCGAGTTGGTCACGATTGCGGGCTCGTTCATCGCTCGAGCCTGGACAGTCTCTGGCACGGGTTCCCACTAGATGGACCGGTCGGCGCGCGGAGCAGGGCTAAAGCGCGATGAGATTGGAATGAATCGTCATCGCGCTTTAGGTTGTTGTTTAAGCATGATCTTTTCGGAAAACCGCTTCGCACTTTTCCGGATCATGCTTTAGCCGAGTTCGAACACTCGCTAACCCTGAGGTCGGCGATCCGCAAATGTCGGATTGCCATCGATTGCGTGCCCGCAAGGAGGGGCGGCTCTTGCGCTCCTGCAAACGAGCTCGCAATCTTCGCTTTCACGATAGCCTTGCGATCATGGTGCGGTCCCTGACAACGAGAGCGTGTTTGTCAGGTTCAAAACATTCGGCGTCAATATCGATTTCATGACGCCTATTCAGCCCTTAATTGCGACTGATGCGGCTGGCACGGTCATTGCTATCGGAAATGAGGTAACGCCGAGTAGGGGCTGACTTCAGCCCTGTGAACGATCACTTTTCCGCCCGGAAGCCGTGGGTCCATTCTGAAAAAGGAGCAAGACCTTGAAATTTTCGCGCTCGGTTTGATGGAGAGCGATTTGGATTTGCCTATAAGAGCCGACGAGACAAACCGCAACTTCTGGACATATCGGTACTGTCAAACGACCGTTGCGTTGTCAGAGTTGCGGGGCTCGGTGAACAATCTCAGCGAGCGGCACTGGGGGGCGCATGACTAGAATTCGGCTGACGTGCTCAACTGTGCCAGCTGCGAAGGTCACCGACTCAATAGGCGCCTCATCGACGCATCGTGTCGCCATTTCGCCGACGAGTTCGCCACAGGTCGCATAGCGTACCTCCAAGGCGGAGCAAAAAGAGGTCAATAACAGGCCCCCCGTAATCCGGGCAATACGGAATCGTCGTCATGTCGCAAACGATCGGCGCTGATAGCAAGTGCACCGCGAATGAAGGGGCAGAGCACTGGTCAGATCCGAAACACAATCTTTTATCAGATGGCGACTTTGTTCGGTACTGGAGCCGAGCTGCCGATCGGCTGCGCGCGGTGGCCGCCGTCGGGAGGCGAACCCAAGAGGCGATCAGAAGGACCGGGATTGGCTTGCAGCTATCCTCCGAGAACTTTAACGGTCACGACCTGTCAGATTTCCCGTTGCGACGCTGTACTCTCAATCGTGCGCAGCTCTACGGAGCAAAGTTGGATCGGGCAGACCTTTCTGGGGCGAATCTTATCTGTCCGGGGCTAGAAAGGGCAAGTTTCCGCGGGGCCAAGCTCGATTTTGCGTATATGCATGCGATTGCAGCGCAGGTCTGCAACTTCGATGATGCCAGTCTGCGCAATGTAATTGATGCAACAGGCAGCCTGTTTCACGGTTGCAGCATGAAAAGGACACGCTTTGATAACGCCATGCTCAGCGGGCTTCTCGCTTACCAATGCGACGCGAGTGGTGCTGTATTCGATGGCGCGGAGCTACAGGGTTCGACCATCAATGAATGTTTCCTTCCTTCCGCTTCCTTCCGCTTTGCCAAGCTGAGCCAACTCACGATCACGAAAGCACATCTGGCGTCTTGCTCGTTCTTCCAGTCAAAGGGGAACTGTTTATCGATTGTGCGTCCCACCTCGGTCGATGGTCTTGTCCTGGAAGGCGCTCATCTTCCGTATCTGAGACTCTCAAAGGTAAGCGGCCGCATTGCAGCGAGAGCCATGAGCGCACCATATGCTGATATTCACTTGTCAAATCTTCCAAATGCGGAGCTTGAGCAGGTAGACCTGACCGAGGCGCGGCTTTTGTCCGTAAGCTTGTCCAACGCAAACCTCGTCGGTGCCGTGCTCAACGGTGCATCCATTCATTCCTGCCAGCTCGATGGAGCGAACCTGTCTCTGGCATCAGGCGAATGCATTTCGATAACAGAGAGCACCATGCGAGCAGCCAAATTATCGGGCTTTCGTGGCCGCTGTGCCTTTGTGCGCGACTGCGACCTCGAGCATGCGGACTTATCCCAGGCTTACCTCTACAGGTCGATGATCACCGGTGATCCCCCGCAATCAATGGCACTGCATGAGGCAAATCTCGAAGGATCGAATCTCGTTCAGGCATATCTCGCCGCAGGAATGACGAGAACCAATCTGGAGGCAACGCGGGCCGCGTACGTTCGCATGAACCAATCGTCCTTGCGCGAGGCGAACCTGAGTGGGATGTCGCCGTTCCAGGCCAGCTTCGTAAAGGCGGACTTTTCGGGCGCTAAGATAACCACATTCGAGCCACCGTTCTTTGCAGACCGATGCCCGGGCCTACAGGCCGCTCTGAAGGGGGATGAGCCACGCGAGCCATCAAGCTATCTAACTGAATTCTCATCGTTGATCAGACGGGGGCGAGAAGGGTCCACCTGACTGCTTCGGAGACTGCAAAATAGAAGGGAATGCAGTGTCGGTGAGCTTAGGACAGGTCTGGGCGGTCGTCCGAGCTGTGAGCGAGCGCTAAAGCGCTATGGGGCTCGTTGGCATTGCCGGCGGATACGAGAGGCAGGGCAGACCTTCTGCGCGATACGACCGATCAGATCGCTCTTTTGGCGTTCAAAGAGACTGGAGTAGGAAAATGCATCTGGCATGTCTTTCCGCAGGTAAAGCGTTCATCCGGGAGGTGGCGAGAACAGGGCAGACGATCGGGACGGTACATACTCTCGGCGCCCTGCATCTTGGGCATGCAGAACTGATCAGAAGGGCGGCATCGGAGAATGACGTCGCGATCGTCACAGTCTACCCGAACAAGATCCAGCTTAGACCAGGTGGGAGCTACGATTTCAATTTGGACGAGGACATTGGACTTGCATTGCGTTCGGGAGCAACTGCCGTAATTTCCTCCAACGACACCGAAATGTTCCCGCCTGGCTATCGAACCTTTGTATCGCAAGGCGACTGTGATTTGCGTTTAGGGGGCCGTGATGCGTATTTGAAGGAAGCCGTTACCGGGGCAGTCCGCTGGATCTGCTATGCTAGGCCAACTCGCAGCTACTTCGGCCTGAAAGATATCGGTCAGGCGATCCTGGTGAAGCGCGCCGTCGCAGACCTCCTTCTGGATTGCGAGATAAGGTTTGTGCCGACGGTGAGATACAAGAATGGAGTGCCCATTTCGTCGCGCTTGAGGCGATTTAGCCGTTCCGAGCTTGATGAGCTGTCGTGTCTTTTCACAGCACTCAACCATTCGAGGAAAGAGATCGCCCAAGGGTTATCTACCGTCAAGGATCTGGTCGCGTCGGCTACATCTCAGATCAAGTTCCGACACTTTAAGCTCGATTTTGTTCGAATCGTCGGCGCTGACAACTTCGAAGACCTGGAGCAAGTCAAGCTCCCTTTCATCATTTTTGGAGCGGCAACGGCTCATGGTCTCAGGATCTTCGATAATATCTACGTTCCAGATCAGGATACTCTCGTGAAGGGTCCTTCGGATATCTGGATCGATCTGCCTGAACAGTCCTAGCCAGACGATTAATCGTAACCGGCATGAGGCCCCCACCTAGCCACCCCTCGGCTTGCGCGCGATACAGCCTGGCATGAGCTGATCGGTGGAGGTGGAACGATGGCAAATGCCATGCTTGATGCCAGGCAGGAAGATGACTCCTATCGTCGCGTCGAGGTGATCACTGGGGAGCGCCGACGGCGTCGGTGGACGGGCGAGGAGAAGGCCCGGATCGTGGCGGAGAGCTTTGGGGAGGGTGCGAACATCTCCGAGGTTGCGCGGCGCAATGGCGTTTCGCGCGGGCTGCTTACGGTGTGGCGACGCCAAGTTGCGGCGGCGGTGGTGGGCAAGGCGCCGAACTTCGTGCCAATCCAAATTGATGCCGAGAGCGGTAGCGGGACAGCCAGCGAGCCCGAGCGTATTTCGCGGCTACAGACGAAGCCTTTGGAGATCGCCGCGCCGCCGGCCAAGGTTTGCGGGGTTGTCGAGATCGAGGTGAACGGGGCGCGCATCCGGGTCGAGCCGGGCGTGGAGCTGGCGACGCTGTCGACCGTGCTGGCGGCGCTTCGGGGCGTCCGGTGATTGCGCTACGCTCTGACCTCAAGGTGGTGCTGGCGACACAGCCGGTCGATTTCCGCAAGTCGGTGCATACGCTGTCGGCACTGGTGAGCGAAGCGCTGCGTGCGAACCCGTATTGTGGCGACGTCTTCGTGTTCCGCAGCAAACGCATGGACAGAGTGAAGCTTCTGGCGTGGGACGGCAGCGGCATGGTGCTGGTGACGAAGTGGTTGCACCAAGGGCACTTCACCTGGCCGCCGATCCGCGACGGCGTGGTGCATCTAAGTGCGACGCAGCTCGCGATGCTGCTCGACGGACTCGAGTGGACGCGCGTCTCTCCCAAGCCTGTGAAGCAGCCGGCCGTTGTCGGCTGAGAGGAGAGGATTTCGCTGGAGCCTCTGGCGCGCGCATGTATCGTCTGGTCATGGCGATTCGTCCCGACGCTCTCCCGACCGATCCGTCAGCTCTGACCGAGATGGTGCTCGCGCTTGACGCCGAGAACGAGAAGCTGCGCGTAGCAATGCAGACGCTCAAGGAGATGATCTTCGGGAAGCGCTCGGAGCGGCTTGCGGTGCTCGTCGACGAACAGCTTGCGCTCGAGCTGGGCGATCTTGAGGCCGACGCGAGGCTGTGTGCGCCCGCCAACGACGATGTGGCTGTGGCGAAGCCATCCGGCAAACCGCGCAAGAAGGCGCGCCGCAACATCGGCGCGCTGCCCAAGCACCTGCCGCGCTGTGAGCAGGTGCTGGAGCCGGAGGCGACCGCCTGCCCGTGCTGCCAGGGCCAGCTCCACAAGATCGGCGAGGACGTCAGCGAGGTGCTGGACGTGATCCCGGCGATCCTGCGGGTGCTGCGGACGATCCGTCCCAAATATGGCTGCCGCAGCTGCACCGATGGTGTGGTCCAGGTGAAGGCGTTGCCACGCCTGATCGAGAGCGGCATGGCCTCGACCGCACTCGTGAGCCACGTGGTGGTCTCGAAGTTCGCCTGGTATCTGCCGCTGTACCGACAGGTGCAAATCCTGGCCGGCCAGGGTGTCCATCTCGACCGGGCGACGCTCGCCGGTTGGGTGAAGCGTGCAGCCTGGTGGCTCAAGAGCCTTTATGAGCTCCAGCTGCGCGCGATCCAGGCCGCGCCGCGCCTGTTCTGCGACGAGACGCCGATGCCGGTGCTCGATCCCGGACGACATCGCACCCGCATCTGCCAGTTCTGGGCGCATGCGATGGATGACCGGCCATGGGGCGGCCCCTCGCCGCCGGCGGTCGCCTACGTGTTCGCCGGATTAATCATCCATGACCTTGAGAAAGCTATCCGTTCCGGCCGTATCCCAAGGCGAGGGTTACCGTATGAAGGTGTACTCGGCTTGATGTTGCCTCCAGCGCATAGCCATCTCTAACCAGCGCTGAGAGCTCTCACTGATCCCTGAGTAGATCGACTTGGAAAGTCAATGCGATCCTTACTGCCCGACATGGTAGGGCGAGGCTAGCTGCACTGTGAGGTAGCCTGGTCGAGCGGCCCGTCGCAGCCAAGCGCTGCGGCAGCTTGAAGCGATGAATCGCGCCACACCGTAAACTCGCGAGAGCAGAATCTGCAGAGATGATCATGACAAGGCGATCGGAAGATTATAGGGCTGAGGATTCGTGTGTTATCCCGCTGAGCAAGCTGGATGTAAGCGAGGGCAAGCGCTTTCAAGACGACAGCATCTGGGCTTGCTTTGAGCGGTTGCGAAAGGAAGATCCCGTTCACTACTGTCAAGACAGCGCTCATGGTCCATATTGGTCCGTAACGAAATACCGGGATATCGTAGCCGTAGACACAAACCACAAAGCGTTCTCGTCAGAAGAAGGTGTCACTATTGTCGACGTGCCTGGCGAGCACTGGACCCCGAGTTTCATCAAGATGGGGCCTCCAAAGCACGCCGAGCAGCGCAATACCGTGAGCCCGATCGTCGGACCGGAAAGCTTGACGAAGCTCGAAAGCTTGATCCGGTCTCGGGTCAGGGCGATTCTCGCGGGCTTGCCGCGCAATGAGGCCTTCAACTGGGTGGACATGGTGTCCATAGAGTTGACGACGCAAATGCTCGCCACGCTGTTCGACTTCCCATTTGAGGATCGGCGACTGCTGACCTATTGGTCAGACGTCGCTGTTACAGCTCCGAAAGCAGGCCATGCAATCGACAGCTGGGACAAGCGAAGCACCATCTTGTCCGAGTGCCTGGACTATTTCACCCGGCTTTGGAACGAGCGCATCAAAGCCGAGCCGCGCCTCGACCTGATTTCCCTGATGGCGCATTCGCCCGCCACACGGCAGATGGAGCCGAGCGAGTTTCTCGGAAATCTGATTCTGCTGATCGTTGGGGGAAACGACACCACGCGCAACTCAATTACCGGCGGCCTCCTGTTCATGAGTCAGTACCCCTCCGAGCTGCGAAAGCTAATTGACAATCCCAAGCTGATCTCAAGCGCCGTGCACGAGATCATTCGGTACCAGACGCCAATTGCACATATGCGCCGTACCGCCGCGATCGACAGCATCGTAGGCGGAAAACAGATCAGGAAAGGCGACAAGGTCGTCATGTGGTACATCTCCGGTAACAGGGACGAAGAGATCATTGAGAATGCCAACAATTTCGTGATAGATCGCAAGAATGTGAGGCAGCATCTCTCGTTTGGATTCGGCATCCATCGCTGTCTTGGTCGACATCTTGCGCAGCTGCAGTTGAGAGTCCTCTGGGAAGAGATTTTGTCTGCGGAATTGTGGTTCGAGATTGTCGGCGAACCCGAGCGGATTGCATCTAACTTCGTGCACGGCTATTCCGCTCTCCCCGTGCGGATTGCAGCCTAGGCCCAAATTGTTCGGCTCACGCAGGCGGCGGAGCGGGCTTGTCCTGAACCATCTTTGGTTTCTGCAAGCAGCGCAGCTGGGGTGATCGACGGGAAACAATGCTGCATGTAGGAAGCCAATTGCCGGCCCGGCAGACGCTTGGAAGGACCTGCGAGAAGCGATAGGTGAGGCGCGCGTCTCGACTCGCGCTTGGCATGCCGAAAATTGAAGCTCAACTGCTACTCCGATGCAGGTCTCTGGGCTGCCTTGAATAGCCGGAACCATAGAGGTCGATGACCTTGATGTTGAAAATTGCAGCTATGGCAGCCATTTTCCTTGGAGAAGCGCTTTCGATATGCGCCGAGTTGATTGCCTCAAGGCAATTCGCAAAGACCGGTGGCGATCTGGCGATGCTTTGGCCGATGTTTCTCCTGGTATGCTCGGGTGGCATCCTCCTCGTTTTCGGATACGCACTGGGCTACATGCATCTGAAGAATATCTGGATCATTGTCGCGATATCGGTGGGAGCTATCCTGGTCGTAGAGCCGATACTCGCGGTTCTGCTCTTCAGAGACGTGCCGACCGCCGGTTCGCTGATTGGGCTGGTTCTCGGTGCGTTTGGTGTGCTCGCTGCCATAGTTCTGTGAAGGTGATTTCACCAGGCCCGGATGAGCGCCGCACTTTTGCGAAATGCAGCCTGAGGATCTGCGGAAGGTCGATTCAGCCGGTTGGTACGAGGAAAAATATCGATGCTGATCGACCTTCAGCTTCTCGTCGTCATCGGTGTGTGGCCGCTAGATTGTTAAGCTCTTATGTCAAAGTCCACTTACCGTTAGCAGGACGCGTGTGGCGAGCGTAGGTCTGCCAATCTATAAGCTGGCCATTTCTGCTTGACCAAAATTCGCCGATTAGCCTCGACTGTTCTCCCGGCTACCAACGTTTGGGGACGACTTGACTCAGTCGGTGTGGACGGAGCTAACGGCAGAGGGCGACGCGCGTAGCGGAGCGCGTCGAGGCCAGGGCACCTCAGCCGCGATTACGTCGCGGCTGCTTACACGGACGCACTTACCCGCATCGCTCTCTTCAGCGACATTGGAGGTCCGATGGAATGGAACTTCAGGTGACATTGGCTTTCTTGTGCATTCGAAAGAACGCGTTTTGGTCAGCTAGTCGTCAGTCACATGGTCTATCCAGACGGGCTGCACATTCGCGACTTTTATCGGAGACGAAGCATGACAGGCATTGGCCGAGCCGGCGCATCGGAAGTTGGGGCCGCAGGAGCTGGCAATACCGGAGATGTGAGCGGTTCGAGCGTGGAGCCCAGCCTGTTCCCGGGAGGACGCAGTCAATCTTTCGATGTCATCATCGAGCGGATGCGCTCTGGGCCTCAAGACAGGACCGCGGCGCTTGACAACTCAAGTTCGGAGGTGGCAGCGCCCACCCGAGACGAGATAAAGGCAGCAAGGCGAAAAATGGGCGGCCTGTTTGAGGAGCTTGAAGCTAGCCGTCGAGCGGCCCCGCACGCCCAGACCTTCCAAGAGGCGCAAGAGCTGATCGATCAAGTCGTCAAAGCAGGCTCAACAGTTCTGGAGTACTACGCGGATTTGCCTGCCAATTTGGCGCGTCGCATTCTGCCCGACGATCGGGCTCGCCGGCTCCGCGATGACACGCTGAACGCGGCCGAAGAATGTAACGCAGTGGCCACCCGGATTATTTACGAGCTGGAGGACAAAAGAAAGGAAGCATTAGGCTGGCTCCCGAAGATCCAAGACACCGGTACGCCCGCCCAGGTGGCCGGCGCGTTTAAAAGCGTGGCGAAACGCTATGCAGCCTGCATGGAATGGTGGGGGAAGAAGGTGTTGCGCTCGGAGCGGATGCAGTCTGTCTGCGCGGCTACTGCCAACTTGCCAAGCAGCACGCCCGAGATGCGCAAGGCCGAAGAGGCCGCACTAAGACTGCATACCGGCTGGGCTCTCAATACGAAGTGCATGTAT is from Bradyrhizobium sp. ISRA430 and encodes:
- a CDS encoding ABC transporter permease, with product MSMFAEATVSRPLKEVLAIVRHVPFRVAACLIIIGLFALAAVAPKVLQTHDPLAIDLRSSLQSPSIAHWLGTDQLGRDLYSRVVEGAGQSLAIGLGATALSMSIAIVFGVTAALYGGVCDSILSRVVDVLFAIPTLLLALVFVTVFGPSVLTEVIAVGIGTAPGYARMIRGQMLAIKGTGYVEAAKVLGHPFPRIVWRHILPNAMNPLTAMVTIGVGQAIIWASGLAFLGLGVAPPAPEWGALLNAGRNYVIYAWWLEIIPGLAVTAFALSLTIIGRHLQDHLEGKT
- a CDS encoding IS66 family transposase yields the protein MYRLVMAIRPDALPTDPSALTEMVLALDAENEKLRVAMQTLKEMIFGKRSERLAVLVDEQLALELGDLEADARLCAPANDDVAVAKPSGKPRKKARRNIGALPKHLPRCEQVLEPEATACPCCQGQLHKIGEDVSEVLDVIPAILRVLRTIRPKYGCRSCTDGVVQVKALPRLIESGMASTALVSHVVVSKFAWYLPLYRQVQILAGQGVHLDRATLAGWVKRAAWWLKSLYELQLRAIQAAPRLFCDETPMPVLDPGRHRTRICQFWAHAMDDRPWGGPSPPAVAYVFAGLIIHDLEKAIRSGRIPRRGLPYEGVLGLMLPPAHSHL
- the tnpB gene encoding IS66 family insertion sequence element accessory protein TnpB (TnpB, as the term is used for proteins encoded by IS66 family insertion elements, is considered an accessory protein, since TnpC, encoded by a neighboring gene, is a DDE family transposase.); translation: MIALRSDLKVVLATQPVDFRKSVHTLSALVSEALRANPYCGDVFVFRSKRMDRVKLLAWDGSGMVLVTKWLHQGHFTWPPIRDGVVHLSATQLAMLLDGLEWTRVSPKPVKQPAVVG
- a CDS encoding transposase gives rise to the protein MANAMLDARQEDDSYRRVEVITGERRRRRWTGEEKARIVAESFGEGANISEVARRNGVSRGLLTVWRRQVAAAVVGKAPNFVPIQIDAESGSGTASEPERISRLQTKPLEIAAPPAKVCGVVEIEVNGARIRVEPGVELATLSTVLAALRGVR
- a CDS encoding ABC transporter permease, translating into MTLISMMGSDAVKIVAHHPIVWFARRIFSGVVVVWAAATFAFLIQCVLPGDRAQIIINATSGNVGLASSAELAAINAKYGFDQPLAIQYGKYILRILHGDLGESYQQHRPVAGIIAEQIGPTIILAVTALLFAWIIAILTTLFIAGRDNIWAKLLNDTQVFFATAPPYWLATILLVVFAVKLRIFPVIGGSSPTGLILPTLALALELSGFFGQVVQNEFTRVLEQPFVTSARARGMSDFGVRLRHVLRHAALPGITLSGWALGKLLSGAILIEVVFARQGLGGVLVAATSSRDVPIVSGAVLISAGLFVLVSLIVDLTYRVVDPRIKLT
- a CDS encoding pentapeptide repeat-containing protein, with the translated sequence MSQTIGADSKCTANEGAEHWSDPKHNLLSDGDFVRYWSRAADRLRAVAAVGRRTQEAIRRTGIGLQLSSENFNGHDLSDFPLRRCTLNRAQLYGAKLDRADLSGANLICPGLERASFRGAKLDFAYMHAIAAQVCNFDDASLRNVIDATGSLFHGCSMKRTRFDNAMLSGLLAYQCDASGAVFDGAELQGSTINECFLPSASFRFAKLSQLTITKAHLASCSFFQSKGNCLSIVRPTSVDGLVLEGAHLPYLRLSKVSGRIAARAMSAPYADIHLSNLPNAELEQVDLTEARLLSVSLSNANLVGAVLNGASIHSCQLDGANLSLASGECISITESTMRAAKLSGFRGRCAFVRDCDLEHADLSQAYLYRSMITGDPPQSMALHEANLEGSNLVQAYLAAGMTRTNLEATRAAYVRMNQSSLREANLSGMSPFQASFVKADFSGAKITTFEPPFFADRCPGLQAALKGDEPREPSSYLTEFSSLIRRGREGST
- a CDS encoding ABC transporter ATP-binding protein; the protein is MSQGRLQPVPQQPDLLTVDSLRVSFGRGIDEKAVVRSISFSLQPGRCLAIVGESGSGKSVTARALIGLAGRYANVHARQLSFDGTDLMGLNDRAWRRIRGNEIGFVFQDALVSLDPLRRIGKEIGEGLLLHGAVSSREELAQRVIALLKLVGVPDPETKAEQLPHQLSGGQRQRALIASALALDPRILIADEPTTALDVTVQAHVLSLLEETKTRGKALILISHDLAVVSRVADEILVMRGGEVVERGNAVQIFKDPGHPYTKQLLDAVPSGRPRGSRLSPSTIVRSPARQTQPAVQSPPKSCPILLEATSLVKRFKGPDGTLRAAVDGVSFELRSGETLGIVGESGSGKSTMARMVLALEEPDEGAVQFAGRPWTTLAERERRARRRSLSIIYQDPLGSFDPRWTVGRIISDSLSSDVETRRKRQERVIELLDLVGLSQALLDRRPLELSGGQRQRVAIARAIAPNPAVIVCDEPVSALDVSIQAQVLDLLCYLKDHLGVSYLFISHDLSVVRHISDRVIVMRRGRIVDSGATEEIFRNPQSEYTKSLIAAMPRLVRDHQIDHSATILEEGIA
- a CDS encoding pantoate--beta-alanine ligase; this encodes MHLACLSAGKAFIREVARTGQTIGTVHTLGALHLGHAELIRRAASENDVAIVTVYPNKIQLRPGGSYDFNLDEDIGLALRSGATAVISSNDTEMFPPGYRTFVSQGDCDLRLGGRDAYLKEAVTGAVRWICYARPTRSYFGLKDIGQAILVKRAVADLLLDCEIRFVPTVRYKNGVPISSRLRRFSRSELDELSCLFTALNHSRKEIAQGLSTVKDLVASATSQIKFRHFKLDFVRIVGADNFEDLEQVKLPFIIFGAATAHGLRIFDNIYVPDQDTLVKGPSDIWIDLPEQS